From a region of the Torulaspora globosa chromosome 7, complete sequence genome:
- the ATG36 gene encoding Atg36p (ancestral locus Anc_1.152), with amino-acid sequence MSFTSFMRRRGSKSAIQATIAETSIQESFEPDEFEFGSQYQSVDAFDDVRVLNDPDVGAGNGNAASTGSRIISINTGTNYEIRSEELAILSTSSSSSSGSLLVGSSQQHSMIYSPAASNSQRIDEWCLRNELDGLTDTNDPLGRSANCSRVQNVVDSWGHNPEDVPLTSAGPKGRYESRGAGNYTSDLLKGLNKEELSTVKQLTKELLPLLRNSRRTHSVFSSRYRDIPSVFPQRDLIIACSLRYNSSETDILAPAKLSDSFSTVCLDEARSNTSLSSRAWLAWSLVPRLTESDLR; translated from the coding sequence ATGTCCTTTACCAGTTTTATGAGACGTCGTGGGTCAAAATCGGCCATCCAAGCGACTATTGCTGAGACTAGTATCCAGGAGTCGTTTGAGCCAGATGAGTTCGAATTCGGCTCGCAATATCAAAGTGTGGACGCATTTGACGATGTGAGAGTACTCAATGACCCTGATGTTGGTGCCGGAAATGGTAATGCAGCGAGTACTGGTTCAAGGATCATTTCGATTAACACAGGGACAAACTACGAAATAAGATCTGAGGAGCTCGCGATTTTGTCGACTTCGagctcctcgtcgtcggGGTCCCTACTGGTGGGTTCAAGTCAACAACATAGTATGATATATTCGCCTGCGGCCAGTAATTCACAACGGATCGATGAATGGTGCTTAAGAAATGAATTAGATGGGCTTACAGATACGAATGACCCGTTAGGTCGCTCCGCAAACTGCTCTAGGGTTCAGAATGTAGTGGATTCTTGGGGGCACAACCCGGAAGATGTACCGTTGACCTCAGCTGGACCCAAAGGGCGTTATGAAAGTCGAGGAGCTGGAAACTATACTTCTGATCTGCTGAAGGGCTTGAACAAGGAAGAGCTCTCCACGGTTAAGCAATTGACAAAAGAGCTTCTGCCATTGTTGAGAAACAGCCGCCGCACACATTCTGTGTTTAGCAGTCGATATAGGGATATTCCTTCAGTATTCCCGCAAAGAGATCTCATAATCGCCTGCTCGCTGCGATACAACAGCTCGGAAACTGACATCCTAGCGCCGGCGAAACTCTCGGATAGCTTCTCCACCGTTTGCCTAGACGAAGCTCGCTCTAATACATCCCTGAGCAGCAGGGCATGGTTAGCCTGGTCTTTGGTACCAAGACTGACTGAAAGCGATCTCAGGTGA
- the RIM1 gene encoding Rim1p (ancestral locus Anc_1.153) produces the protein MFLRQQVRAFHATAKKFDLAKMTIVGRVGTEFSEFTSANNNRYVKYSVASQPRKDGPTSWFNVTVFSEPQINFLTQYVNKGALVYIEADASQYAFEREDGSKGVSLSLVQRDFNLLRNGKSEEAEAGGQ, from the coding sequence ATGTTTCTGCGCCAGCAAGTACGTGCATTCCATGCTACAgccaagaagtttgatCTCGCCAAGATGACCATCGTGGGTCGTGTGGGAACCGAGTTCAGCGAATTCACTTCcgccaacaacaacagaTACGTCAAGTATAGCGTCGCTTCGCAACCCAGAAAGGACGGACCCACCAGTTGGTTCAACGTGACCGTGTTCAGCGAGCCGCAGATTAACTTTCTGACTCAGTACGTGAACAAGGGGGCCTTGGTGTACATCGAGGCGGACGCCTCTCAGTACGCCTTCGAAAGGGAAGACGGCTCCAAAGGTGTCAGTTTGAGCCTTGTCCAGAGAGACTTCAACCTCCTAAGGAACGGCAAGTCCGAGGAAGCTGAAGCGGGCGGCCAGTGA
- the RTS3 gene encoding Rts3p (ancestral locus Anc_4.59) — MRRNRSVESIETEYDTRRSKQFGSHLQPMSAHRTVHQRKLSCEEIINEMEKEQDAMVVRLLREVERLREENVFLRKQLAHSSRSSSERDLNYADEYASNYHYSLSEASSSPRNSLASRGSRPSLVAVGSANHTFPAESSMSSQSLQRERGSNSATSGGSSSVLLSEGTERRSVTDIDPRVKIPRGWALSVDPAARLADERGVDTTRKLQEYKLR, encoded by the coding sequence ATGCGGCGGAATAGATCTGTCGAGTCAATTGAGACAGAGTACGACACTAGGAGGTCTAAGCAATTTGGATCTCATCTGCAACCGATGTCAGCACACCGCACAGTTCACCAGAGGAAGCTGTCATGCGAGGAGATCATTAATgagatggagaaagagcagGATGCCATGGTAGTCCGATTGCTTCGAGAAGTGGAACGATTGAGAGAGGAAAACGTGTTCCTGCGGAAACAGCTGGCTCACTCATCgaggagcagcagcgagAGGGATCTCAATTATGCAGATGAATACGCTTCGAACTACCATTACAGCCTTTCGGAGGCCTCTTCATCGCCCAGAAATTCGCTGGCGTCGAGGGGAAGTAGACCAAGTCTTGTAGCTGTCGGTTCCGCAAACCACACCTTTCCTGCGGAGTCTTCCATGTCCAGCCAGTCGCTTCAGAGGGAACGAGGGTCAAACTCGGCTACTTCAGGCGGTTCTTCCAGCGTTCTGCTCAGCGAGGGCACAGAGAGACGCAGCGTGACAGATATCGACCCTAGAGTGAAAATACCCCGAGGTTGGGCACTGTCCGTAGATCCAGCAGCCCGTCTTGCGGACGAGCGTGGTGTTGATACGACAAGGAAACTACAGGAATATAAGCTTAGATGA
- the NSR1 gene encoding Nsr1p (ancestral locus Anc_4.61): MAKSATTTKKGSKKAVESKQEEKKAVKPVESSSSSESESSSSSDSESSSSSDSESSPSSDSESSSSSDGESSSSDDESSSSESEQEEQQKEKKSQSSSSDNESSSSSSSESSSDEEEEETEKKEESKTSSSSSSSSSSSSSASGAEESDSSSDSDSSSESSSSDSDSSSSSSSDEEDEEEKKQAEPEDKSSKKRKVDDSEEKKSKKQKVELSGEPATIFVGRLSWSVDDEWLKKEFEHIGGVVSARVIYERGTDRSRGYGYVDFEDKSYAEKAVSEMHGKEIDGRPINCDMSTGKPAGNSNNDRAKKYGDVPSEPSETLFLGNLSFNADRDTIHELFSKYGEIVSVRVPTHPETEQPKGFGYVQYGNVEDAQKALEALQGEYIDNRPVRLDFSTPRPNNERGGRGGSFRGNDRGGRGGSFRGGRGGSRGGRGGRPSGSGANTAPLGKPRNTATFAGSKKTFDD, translated from the coding sequence ATGGCCAAGTCTGCTACTACTACCAAGAAAGGATCGAAGAAAGCTGTCGAATCAAAGcaggaagagaagaaagctgtaAAACCAGTTGAatcctcttcctcctctgaGAGCGAatcgtcgtcttcctctGATAGCGAgtcgtcatcttcatctgatAGCGAATCTTCACCTTCATCTGATAGCGAgtcatcatcgtcttctgATGGCGAATCCTCATCCTCCGATGACGAATCAAGCTCTTCGGAAAGCGAACAAGAGGAACAacagaaggagaagaagagtcagagctcttcttctgataatgaatcatcatcgtcgagCAGTTCCGAGTCCTCttccgatgaagaggaagaagaaactgaaaagaaggaagaatcaaagacctcttcaagctcatcttctagttcttcctcttccagctctgcTTCAGGTGCTGAAGAGAGCGATTCCAGCTCAGATAGTGACTCTAGCTCTGAAAGCTCCTCCTCCGACAGTGattcctcatcctcctcttcatctgacgaagaagacgaagaagaaaaaaagcAAGCTGAACCGGAAGACAAGAGCTCCAAGAAGCGTAAGGTAGATgactctgaagaaaaaaaatccaagaagcaaaaggTCGAGTTAAGCGGCGAACCTGCCACAATCTTCGTAGGAAGATTGTCCTGGTCTGTCGATGACGAATGGCTAAAGAAAGAGTTCGAACACATCGGTGGTGTTGTCAGTGCGAGAGTTATCTACGAGAGAGGCACCGATAGGTCTCGTGGGTACGGTTATGTCGACTTCGAGGACAAATCGTATGCCGAGAAGGCTGTTAGCGAGATGCACGGTAAGGAAATCGATGGTAGGCCAATCAATTGTGACATGTCAACAGGCAAGCCTGCAGGCAACTCGAACAACGACCGCGCCAAGAAATACGGTGACGTCCCATCCGAACCATCCGAGACGCTTTTCCTAGGTAACCTATCCTTCAACGCCGACAGAGACACCATTCACGAGCTTTTCAGCAAATACGGTGAAATCGTCTCTGTCCGTGTCCCAACACATCCAGAAACTGAGCAACCAAAGGGTTTCGGTTATGTCCAATATGGTAACGTCGAAGACGCCcagaaggctttggaagCATTGCAAGGTGAGTACATCGACAACAGACCAGTCAGACTAGATTTCTCCACCCCAAGACCAAACAACGAGAGAGGTGGGAGAGGTGGCAGCTTCAGAGGCAACGATAGAGGTGGCAGAGGTGGCAGCTTCAGAGGCGGTAGGGGCGGCAGCAGAGGCGGCAGAGGTGGTAGACCTTCAGGGTCCGGAGCTAACACTGCTCCATTAGGTAAACCAAGAAACACGGCCACTTTTGCCGGTTCCAAAAAGACCTTTGACGATTAA
- the RIM8 gene encoding Rim8p (ancestral locus Anc_4.62), which produces MSILSLFKRDGEQSLLRRRNSNYTFKSSSGILHNSVIRQFYIEVKEPHRVWKPNEYISGEAVLVIKKDVTNIALRLVLSSEIKVRACTGATGRRKRAERLYEKSTLLYGEDLAEGTGDGIINGLTKGEHRFPFRIKIPSGRKVFSSIKFERGSIRHFLQCQIESIGSKQAEKPISCCEESFAVIVPVDVSELPSQKVKKVVLQSASMVRKQPRAVGDGSSSSLTRATNQSSTSNSSNGSNKELNLVDKTVTISVNIPHSGFAIGETVPVNVAVQHYKEFCHPAGLIVTLTRICRVNSGSKDEPMETFRKDLCQSISPLYVDAKTLNSNLTVYLKVPIETFSTFTSLHKYFTFQYYIEVVVNLSQKNIVYTESNRAIGVPSESVHSQQGANLEENLSQIQRKFLMMVGNDSSMNEQNNIESNIFYKDMVNVEKLKRQNNVTGMSIETVIGTTRSQNPPQPVELDQTTQIENVLAESPLASNTASPKHAGGDWLNPPYVYEHYPPVPQYTPNKDIRVINDKQEMEYMRLKQLESSPPRDY; this is translated from the coding sequence ATGTCGATTCTAAGCCTGTTCAAGAGGGATGGAGAACAGTCTTTACTGCGAAGAAGGAACTCAAACTACACATTCAAGAGTTCTAGCGGGATATTGCATAATAGTGTCATACGACAGTTCTATATCGAGGTGAAAGAACCACACAGGGTCTGGAAACCTAATGAGTACATTAGCGGCGAAGCCGTTTTGGTGATTAAGAAGGATGTGACCAATATTGCGTTGAGGTTAGTGTTGTCGAGCGAAATAAAGGTACGAGCGTGCACCGGTGCCACTGGTAGAAGGAAAAGAGCCGAACGGTTGTATGAAAAATCCACTCTTTTGTATGGTGAAGACTTGGCAGAAGGAACTGGCGACGGCATAATCAATGGATTGACCAAGGGGGAGCACAGATTCCCGTTTAGGATAAAAATACCTTCAGGAAGAAAGGTATTCAGCTCGATCAAATTCGAACGCGGCTCAATTCGTCATTTCTTGCAGTGTCAGATCGAGAGCATCGGTAGCAagcaagctgaaaaacCCATATCCTGTTGTGAGGAGAGCTTTGCTGTGATAGTACCCGTGGATGTCTCAGAGCTGCCGTCTCAGAAAGTTAAGAAAGTCGTCTTGCAGTCGGCGTCGATGGTACGAAAGCAGCCCAGAGCGGTCGGAGACggctcatcatcttcgctTACCAGGGCAACTAATCAATCTAGCACATCCAACTCATCGAATGGTTCGAATAAAGAACTGAATCTGGTGGATAAAACGGTCACGATCTCGGTGAACATTCCGCATTCTGGATTTGCTATAGGAGAAACTGTACCGGTCAACGTCGCTGTTCAACATTACAAGGAGTTTTGCCATCCAGCAGGGCTTATAGTCACACTTACTCGAATTTGCCGGGTGAACAGCGGTAGTAAGGATGAGCCGATGGAGACTTTCAGGAAAGATTTATGTCAAAGCATCTCACCGCTTTATGTGGATGCCAAGACTTTAAATAGCAATCTGACGGTTTACTTGAAGGTGCCCATCGAAACTTTCTCAACTTTCACCAGCTTGCACAAATATTTCACCTTTCAGTACTACATTGAGGTGGTTGTTAACCTATCTCAGAAGAACATCGTCTATACCGAGTCCAATCGAGCCATTGGGGTACCGAGTGAATCCGTGCACTCTCAGCAAGGCGCGAATCTGGAGGAGAACTTGAGCCAGATTCAGAGGAAATTTCTCATGATGGTCGGCAACGATTCATCGATGAACGAGCAAAATAATATTGAATCTAACATTTTCTATAAGGATATGGTAAATGTCGAGAAGCTAAAAAGGCAAAATAACGTAACCGGCATGTCGATAGAAACCGTGATCGGGACCACCAGATCGCAGAACCCACCACAACCCGTCGAGCTCGATCAAACCACACAGATTGAAAATGTGCTCGCAGAGTCGCCTTTGGCCTCCAATACTGCATCTCCAAAGCACGCTGGTGGCGACTGGTTGAACCCACCGTATGTGTACGAGCACTATCCTCCAGTGCCACAATACACACCTAACAAGGATATCCGCGTCATCAACGACAAGCAGGAAATGGAATACATGAGGCTGAAGCAATTGGAGAGCAGCCCTCCCAGAGATTACTAA
- the MTR3 gene encoding exosome non-catalytic core subunit MTR3 (ancestral locus Anc_4.63), which yields MKVQDRRRILGPSNAKPIEFGADRAAASKAVKSSDEPEQLVLRTGVIENCNGSSLVEVNGGGRQVSLLSSVYGPRALRGSFTAMAAISIQLQNGSQEKYDSSLLREAASFLSNIFEAVVNRSRYPKSGIDIFVYLTYDLEQASRTNIAAIIPHCITAVTLALADAGIEIVDLAGGGFHGGNVFSFIKNGEEITGFWKDEGVGDDVAGSLEECKRSYLRYKGLMVDCLMQKQVMKE from the coding sequence ATGAAAGTTCAGGATAGGAGAAGGATCCTAGGTCCTTCTAATGCGAAACCGATTGAATTTGGTGCCGACAGAGCAGCGGCATCGAAAGCCGTCAAGTCTAGCGATGAACCCGAGCAGTTGGTGCTCCGTACGGGTGTTATAGAGAATTGCAATGGTTCATCTTTGGTAGAAGTAAATGGAGGAGGTCGCCAGGTTTCGCTGCTGTCATCTGTATATGGGCCTAGGGCACTTCGAGGTTCCTTCACTGCCATGGCTGCTATCTCTATACAATTGCAAAATGGTTCGCAGGAAAAATATGACTCCAGCTTACTGAGAGAGGCGGCCAGTTTTTTGAGTAATATCTTCGAGGCGGTCGTAAACAGGTCGAGATATCCTAAATCTGGTATCGATATCTTCGTATACCTGACGTACGATCTAGAGCAGGCGAGTAGGACAAATATTGCAGCGATCATACCCCATTGCATAACGGCCGTGACACTCGCGTTGGCCGACGCTGGCATCGAGATCGTTGATCTGGCCGGTGGTGGTTTCCACGGCGGTAACGTCTTTTCGTTCATAAAGAACGGTGAAGAGATCACCGGGTTCTGGAAGGATGAAGGAGTAGGTGACGACGTAGCTGGATCACTGGAGGAATGTAAGCGCAGTTACCTGCGCTATAAGGGTCTGATGGTCGACTGCCTCATGCAAAAACAGGTGATGAAAGAGTAA
- the CHO2 gene encoding phosphatidylethanolamine N-methyltransferase (ancestral locus Anc_4.64) yields MSRDQKHSARTRSTGVTFDPPVTHDMVRSLFDPTVRKSFLEICITLALLSNFGLCYWLLQRCELKIVKMVFLFQYMFWRIGYNLGIGTVLHFQSHWESLTKFARRNKLFQKGTGSLLAKFCQFELFTKMSKDYKVYENPEELNVWLLFRQFVDLILMQDFCTYVIYVYLSLPQEKAALINWKTAVGISMVLFNIWVKVDAHRVVKDYAWYWGDFFFLQDSELVFDGVFNISPHPMYSIGYLGYYGLSLICGDYRVLLVSMCGHYMQYLFLKYVESPHIERTYGSESNAESETNSKIDDLIAKKNYNYSRPLINTGFGFANFDILRFSDYFTIATSICLILWTVFIKPSDQLLFNLAFGAKAFSSIGVSIILYKQSKEKWFTKLYLKNGHTQVHSYQQWQFIYNFSLCLTYTLLGCQTFSRVRDLYPNVDNTQLIFGLLLCSLQSWCNSEIRSAIYDFGWFYGDFFLTNYVTKRALTSHGIYRYLNNPEAILGVAGVWGTVLMTNFYWENIALAALWTITNFILVRFIEQPHMSKIYGAKMRIGGIEKTLLESKTWRRVSGIVDKIEEVVIRALLQDINDEKESALSNNVLDEEVDQKAELQNLEDAMEDAFCNVTSQRSASCRLEIESYGTGSFVVGQPITLDWSVPSSTYKTDDWVGLYDVLRSGSDRRRTKSSSLGHWSATSPAGYPEDTPNNRSIAYFKKGSLVEGKIVFDSSLLFFEPGIYEFRYHSGNSHKVLCVSKPFEQVLPKLPIDSPEILCEYFLKFLTQVDALTDGRFDPQRSRNFTISHFKKLIKGSLGVELSSDYIKRVKGDLHIISSRICHIKEVLDSLE; encoded by the coding sequence ATGAGTCGGGATCAGAAACATTCCGCGAGAACTCGGTCAACGGGGGTGACATTTGACCCACCAGTCACCCATGATATGGTCCGTTCTCTATTTGACCCCACAGTTAGAAAATCATTTCTCGAGATCTGTATTACTTTGGCTTTACTGTCTAATTTCGGTCTATGTTACTGGCTTCTGCAAAGATGTGAATTGAAAATCGTAAAAATGGTCTTCCTGTTTCAGTATATGTTTTGGAGAATCGGTTATAACCTGGGAATTGGAACTGTTCTccattttcaatctcattGGGAATCGCTCACGAAGTTTGCCAGACGCAATAAGCTCTTTCAGAAAGGCACTGGATCTCTTCTCGCCAAGTTTTGCCAGTTTGAGCTGTTCACCAAGATGTCTAAAGATTACAAGGTGTATGAGAACCCCGAGGAACTGAACGTTTGGCTTCTGTTTCGCCAGTTTGTTGATCTCATTCTCATGCAGGACTTTTGCACTTATGTGATATATGTCTATCTCTCGCTACCGCAAGAGAAAGCTGCACTGATCAATTGGAAAACTGCGGTTGGCATTTCCATGGTTCTATTCAACATCTGGGTTAAGGTCGATGCGCACCGTGTTGTGAAGGACTACGCTTGGTATTGGGGAgatttcttctttctgcaaGATAGTGAACTTGTGTTCGATGGAGTGTTCAATATTTCTCCTCACCCAATGTATTCTATCGGGTATTTGGGCTACTATGGTCTTTCTCTGATTTGCGGTGATTATCGCGTGCTCTTGGTTTCGATGTGTGGTCATTATATGCAATACCTTTTCCTGAAATATGTCGAGTCTCCACATATCGAAAGAACATATGGTAGCGAGTCGAATGCGGAATCCGAGACGAACAGTAAGATTGATGACCTAATTGCCAAAAAAAATTACAACTATTCTAGACCATTAATAAACACCGGATTTGGATTCGCCAATTTTGACATTCTGAGGTTTTCCGACTATTTCACGATAGCGACGTCTATTTGTTTGATATTATGGACCGTTTTCATTAAACCAAGTGATCAGCTTCTGTTCAATTTGGCTTTTGGTGCAAAggccttttcttcgatagGTGTGTCCATCATACTTTACAAACAATCAAAAGAAAAATGGTTTACAAAACtatacttgaagaatggaCATACTCAAGTGCATTCATATCAACAGTGGCAGTTCATTTACAACTTTTCGCTATGCCTCACTTACACCCTACTTGGTTGTCAGACGTTTTCAAGAGTCCGTGATCTCTATCCAAATGTTGATAACACTCAACTGATTTTTGGCTTATTACTTTGTTCACTGCAATCATGGTGTAACTCCGAAATTAGGTCTGCCATCTATGATTTTGGCTGGTTTTACGGAGATTTCTTCCTGACAAACTATGTGACTAAAAGGGCTTTAACCTCGCATGGCATTTACAGGTACTTGAACAACCCGGAGGCCATTCTAGGCGTAGCTGGTGTTTGGGGTACTGTCCTGATGACAAACTTCTACTGGGAGAACATTGCGCTTGCTGCTCTTTGGACCATAACTAACTTCATTCTGGTTAGATTCATTGAGCAACCTCATATGAGTAAAATCTATGGCGCTAAAATGCGAATTGGGGGTATTGAAAAGACCCTGTTGGAGTCTAAAACTTGGCGGCGTGTATCTGGCATAGTTGACAAGATTGAGGAGGTGGTCATCAGAGCACTGTTGCAGGACATAAACGATGAGAAGGAATCGGCACTCTCTAACAATGtcttggatgaagaggTAGACCAGAAAGCTGAGTTGCAAAATTTGGAGGACGCTATGGAGGATGCTTTCTGCAACGTCACATCTCAGCGGTCCGCAAGCTGCAGATTGGAAATCGAGAGTTACGGCACCGGCAGCTTTGTTGTGGGTCAGCCCATTACTTTGGATTGGAGTGTTCCCTCGTCTACGTACAAAACAGATGACTGGGTGGGGCTGTATGATGTTCTAAGGTCTGGAAGCGATCGGCggagaacaaagagctccTCGTTAGGCCACTGGAGTGCGACTTCACCCGCAGGTTATCCTGAAGATACACCGAACAACAGGTCCATCGcatatttcaagaaaggctCCCTTGTTGAGGGGAAGATTGTTTTCGATTCAAGTTTGTTGTTTTTTGAACCAGGCATCTACGAATTTCGATACCACAGTGGGAACTCCCATAAAGTATTATGCGTCTCCAAACCCTTTGAGCAGGTGTTACCAAAGCTTCCTATCGATTCGCCAGAAATTCTATGCGAATATTTCCTGAAATTCTTGACTCAGGTTGACGCTCTCACGGATGGCAGATTTGACCCTCAGAGAAGCAGAAACTTTACGATCAGCcatttcaagaagttgatTAAAGGATCTCTCGGTGTCGAGTTGTCTTCCGACTACATTAAGAGAGTGAAAGGTGATCTTCACATTATATCTTCGAGAATATGCCACATCAAGGAAGTCTTGGACAGCTTGGAATAG